Proteins encoded in a region of the Nicotiana tomentosiformis chromosome 9, ASM39032v3, whole genome shotgun sequence genome:
- the LOC104093768 gene encoding probable serine/threonine-protein kinase PIX13, whose protein sequence is MGNCFGAKLSNSNPSSSSTHPSFSARPSTPDTSKNYSSGVGYSATSSSIGNSHFSAAASDDTCLNGEILPTPNLKIYCFSDLKLATKNFKSDSVLGIGGFGTVYKGWVDEKTLAPTKAGIGMIVAIKKLNSESTQGFEEWQSEVNFLGRLSHPNLVKLLGYCREDKELLLIYEFMQKGSLENHLFRRSAAIEPLTWDLRLKIVIGAARGLAFLHTSEKKVIYRDFKASNILLDGNYNAKISDFGLAKLGPSGGNSHVTTRVMGTYGYAAPEYVETGHLYVKSDVYGFGVVLLEILTGLRALDTKRPSGQQKLVDWVKPMLSNKRKLKSIMDARLEGQYSSKGAMLAAQITLKCLEGDPKNRPSMKEVMDVLEQIEAIKEKPKESRSKSEHSSSHRHRQSPRSRQTNDRG, encoded by the exons atGGGGAATTGTTTTGGAGCTAAGCTATCTAACTCTAACCCTAGTAGCAGTAGCACTCACCCCAGTTTCTCAGCTAGACCCTCTACTCCAG ACACATCAAAGAACTACAGCAGTGGCGTTGGCTATTCGGCAACGAGTAGCAGCATTGGAAATAGTCATTTCTCAGCTGCTGCAAGTGATGATACATGTTTGAACGGAGAGATATTGCCAACTCCAAATTTGAAGATTTATTGTTTTTCTGATTTGAAGTTAGCCACAAAGAATTTCAAGTCTGATTCAGTTTTGGGGATCGGCGGTTTTGGGACAGTGTATAAAGGATGGGTTGATGAGAAGACGCTTGCTCCGACTAAAGCTGGAATTGGAATGATTGTTGCCATCAAGAAGTTGAACTCTGAGAGCACTCAAGGATTCGAAGAGTGGCAG TCCGAAGTGAACTTTCTTGGAAGGCTTTCGCATCCTAACCTTGTTAAACTACTGGGATATTGTCGGGAAGACAAGGAACTGTTACTTATTTATGAATTTATGCAGAAGGGGAGCTTGGAAAACCATCTATTCAGAA GGAGTGCCGCTATTGAACCACTTACTTGGGACTTGCGACTCAAAATTGTCATAGGAGCAGCGCGGGGCTTAGCTTTTTTACATACGTCGGAAAAGAAAGTCATTTACAGAGACTTCAAGGCCTCCAACATACTGCTTGATGGG AATTACAAtgcaaaaatatcagattttggcttagCTAAACTGGGGCCTTCGGGTGGAAACTCACATGTGACTACTCGTGTTATGGGGACATATGGTTATGCTGCTCCAGAATATGTTGAAACAG GCCATCTATATGTAAAAAGTGATGTCTACGGATTTGGAGTAGTCTTGCTTGAGATTTTGACAGGCTTACGAGCACTCGACACCAAACGACCAAGTGGACAGCAGAAGTTGGTGGACTGGGTGAAACCGATGCTGTCTAACAAAAGGAAGCTGAAGTCCATTATGGACGCTCGGTTGGAAGGCCAATATTCTTCAAAGGGAGCAATGCTTGCTGCTCAGATTACTCTAAAATGCCTAGAAGGCGACCCCAAGAATAGGCCTTCGATGAAAGAAGTAATGGACGTGTTGGAACAGATTGAAGCCATCAAGGAGAAACCAAAAGAATCCCGAAGCAAATCCGAGCATTCTTCATCTCATCGCCATCGACAATCTCCAAGAAGTCGTCAGACAAATGACCGTGGCTGA
- the LOC104093767 gene encoding uncharacterized protein isoform X2, which yields MDQEVSSGSSGYHQPYGYGSRFQPSGFPVVRLRGLPFNCSEIDVYKFFAGLDIVDIFLVNKDGRFTGDAFVVFAGHMQVDYALQRDRQNMGRRYVEVFSCKKEEYYEAIAADVKEGGYDYEYRASPPPSRPKRSMNKDQMEYTEILKLRGLPYSVRRTDIARFFGEEFNISADKVHIAYRPDGKATGEAYVEFASAEEAKKAMCKDNMKIGSRYIELFPSHPDEARRAESRSRQ from the exons ATGGATCAAGAGG TGAGCAGCGGTTCAAGTGGTTATCACCAGCCTTATGGCTATGGAAGCAGATTTCAGCCCTCCGGATTTCCTGTTGTTCGTTTGAGGGGTCTTCCATTCAACTGCAGTGAAATTGATGTTTACAAGTTCTTTGCTGGTCTGGATATTGTTGATATTTTCCTGGTCAACAAGGACGGACGGTTCACTGGGGACGCTTTTGTTGTCTTTGCTGGTCACATGCAAGTTGATTATGCTCTTCAAAGGGACAGGCAGAACATGGGGAGGAGATATGTGGAAGTTTTCAGCTGCAAGAAGGAAGAGTATTACGAAGCTATAGCCGCTGATGTGAAGGAAGGAGGTTATGATTATGAATATCGTGCTTCCCCTCCTCCATCTCGACCAAAGAGATCTATGAACAAAGATCAAATGGAATACACTGAGATACTGAAATTGCGAGGTCTCCCATACAGTGTTAGAAGAACAGATATTGCCAGGTTTTTCGGTGAGGAATTCAACATTTCAGCTGACAAGGTACATATTGCGTACCGCCCCGATGGAAAAGCTACTGGAGAGGCTTATGTGGAATTTGCCTCTGCTGAAGAGGCCAAGAAAGCTATGTGCAAGGACAATATGAAGATTGGATCTAGGTACATTGAGCTATTTCCTTCACATCCAGATGAAGCTAGACGAGCCGAGTCAAGGTCACGACAGTGA
- the LOC104093767 gene encoding uncharacterized protein isoform X1, which produces MYGSRGAMLGSGGVSDGYEIGSKRPRMMESNPYFAVSSGSSGYHQPYGYGSRFQPSGFPVVRLRGLPFNCSEIDVYKFFAGLDIVDIFLVNKDGRFTGDAFVVFAGHMQVDYALQRDRQNMGRRYVEVFSCKKEEYYEAIAADVKEGGYDYEYRASPPPSRPKRSMNKDQMEYTEILKLRGLPYSVRRTDIARFFGEEFNISADKVHIAYRPDGKATGEAYVEFASAEEAKKAMCKDNMKIGSRYIELFPSHPDEARRAESRSRQ; this is translated from the exons ATGTATGGATCAAGAGG GGCAATGTTGGGGAGCGGGGGGGTTTCAGACGGGTACGAGATCGGCTCAAAGAGACCAAGAATGATGGAATCAAATCCCTACTTCGCAGTGAGCAGCGGTTCAAGTGGTTATCACCAGCCTTATGGCTATGGAAGCAGATTTCAGCCCTCCGGATTTCCTGTTGTTCGTTTGAGGGGTCTTCCATTCAACTGCAGTGAAATTGATGTTTACAAGTTCTTTGCTGGTCTGGATATTGTTGATATTTTCCTGGTCAACAAGGACGGACGGTTCACTGGGGACGCTTTTGTTGTCTTTGCTGGTCACATGCAAGTTGATTATGCTCTTCAAAGGGACAGGCAGAACATGGGGAGGAGATATGTGGAAGTTTTCAGCTGCAAGAAGGAAGAGTATTACGAAGCTATAGCCGCTGATGTGAAGGAAGGAGGTTATGATTATGAATATCGTGCTTCCCCTCCTCCATCTCGACCAAAGAGATCTATGAACAAAGATCAAATGGAATACACTGAGATACTGAAATTGCGAGGTCTCCCATACAGTGTTAGAAGAACAGATATTGCCAGGTTTTTCGGTGAGGAATTCAACATTTCAGCTGACAAGGTACATATTGCGTACCGCCCCGATGGAAAAGCTACTGGAGAGGCTTATGTGGAATTTGCCTCTGCTGAAGAGGCCAAGAAAGCTATGTGCAAGGACAATATGAAGATTGGATCTAGGTACATTGAGCTATTTCCTTCACATCCAGATGAAGCTAGACGAGCCGAGTCAAGGTCACGACAGTGA
- the LOC104093766 gene encoding HMG1/2-like protein, whose product MKGGKSKAKSDNKLGVKKAAPQTKKEKQAAKDPNKPKRPASAFFVFMEDFRKQYKEKHPNNKSVAAVGKAGGDKWKHLSDAEKAPYIAKAEKRKAEYEKNMDAYNRRQAGEAEDEESDKSKSEVDEEEGSDEEEEDDD is encoded by the exons ATGAAAGGAGGTAAATCAAAGGCTAAATCTGATAACAA GCTCGGCGTTAAGAAGGCAGCTCCCCAGACTAAGAAGGAGAAGCAGGCTGCCAAGGATCCAAACAAGCCTAAGAGGCCAGCAAGTGCTTTCTTTGTTTTCAT GGAGGACTTCAGGAAGCAGTACAAGGAAAAACATCCAAACAACAAATCTGTAGCTGCT GTTGGTAAAGCTGGTGGAGACAAGTGGAAACATTTGTCAGATGCT GAGAAAGCCCCTTACATAGCAAAGGCAGAGAAAAGGAAGGCTGAATACGAAAAGAACATGGATGCTTATAACAGGCGACAG GCTGGTGAAGCTGAAGATGAGGAATCTGACAAGTCAAAGTCTGAGGTTGACGAGGAAGAAGGAAGTGACGAG GAGGAGGAAGATGATGACTAA